Below is a genomic region from Bradyrhizobium sp. 1(2017).
AAATTGATTGGTTTGCCAGCGGTACCCGATCTGTCCACCGACGAGGCCTCCAGAGCGATCGGCGCAGCCACCTGCTACCGTCCCGACGGTCGTGACGAAGTCGACGCAACCATGGCTCTGCCCCCAGCCGCCGTTCGCACCAATGTAGAATCCACTCCAGCTGTAGACCGCCACCACCGGTGCCGGCGGCGCCGCCTTGACGGCCATGTCAGCTGCCTTGGCAGATGGAGCCGCCAAGCTCAGCGCCGCGAAACCAATCGCAGCTATCGTCAACTTTTTCATCTAGTCCCCCCTTTGCTTAAATATCTTCCGTCAGAAGCGAGGCCTTTGTGCAGGCTGGCGTCCACAAATGCTGCGAACAACCTGCAGTTTACGCAGGCGCCGGCTTTCGGCCGTAACAAAATGGCAACACTCAAACGCTCTACTCTATGCACGGAATCGTGCTTAGCGGCGTTTGAAACTGCAAGCGTTGAGCTGAAGTTGCCATCCCTCATCGGCATCGCGAATGCCGGGAACGGCGCATCGTGTCGGGTTGCTGGAGCAGGCGAACTACCTGCTCACGGCGAAGACGTCGTGATTGCCGCATCCAGCCGTCAAGGCCGCATTGAGCCAGACAAACCGACGTCGGCCTCCGGGGAATCGCTCGCGGTCCAGTTTGGACCCGACACCGCTTAAAGAGAATGGTCCGCCGGCATGCGACAATGCCTGTCCCTGGGAACTTGATCTCCGTTCAAGAGTTCCTCGTATGGACCTCGTTCGGTCCAGCCCCCTGGGCTTGGGCGCCCGCGGCAAGTGCGGGCTTTCGGAAAGACTTTCGCAAGGGGGTTCAATGACCGGTCCATCCAAGGCTGCTGCAGACAGCGAGCTCAAGGATTTGCCGAGAGTGTCCACGGGCAGCGAGGGCCTGGACGATATCCTCGGCGGCGGTTTCGACGCCAACCGGATGTACCTCTATGAAGGAAGGCCCGGCACCGGCAAGACCACGATAGCACTTCAGTTTCTGCTCCGAGGCGTGCGCGACGGTGAACGCGTCCTCTATATTTCCCTCTCCGAGACTAAACGCGAGCTCACCGTGGTCGGACAGCGGCACGGCTGGTCGCTGGAAGGCGTCGACATCTTCGAACTGGTGCCGCCCGAAACGACGCTGGATCCCGAGCGAGAGCTCACGGTGTTTCATCCCGCCGAGATGGAGCTGAACGAAACCACCAATCTCGTCTTCAAGGAAGTCGAACGGATCAATCCGACGCGCGTGGTGCTCGACAGCCTGTCCGAACTCCGGCTGCTTGCCCAGAACCCGCTACGCTACAGGCGCCAGGTGCTGGCCCTGAAGCATTTCTTCACCACCCGCAATTGCACGGTCGTCCTGCTCGACGACCTCTCATCGTCCCAGGACGATCTGCAACTGCATTCGATCGCGCATGGCGTGGTCATGCTCGAACAGCTCGCGCTCGACTACGGCGCGGAGCGGCGGCGGCTTCGCGTGATCAAAATGCGCGGTATCAAATTTCGCGGCGGCTTCCACGACTTCATCATTGATAGAGGTGGTCTAAAGATCTTCCCCCGTCTGGTGGCGGCCGAACATCACAGATCCTTCCTCGGAGAGTTCACGACGAGCGGCAACGCCGAATTCGATCAGCTTCTCGGAGGCGGCCTCGAGCGCGGCACCAATGCGCTGCTCATCGGCGCAGCCGGCGTGGGTAAATCCTCGGTCGCCCTGACCTACGCAATCTCGGCGGCCCAGCGCGGCGAGCATGCCGTCTTTTTTGCCTTCGACGAAGGTCGCGGCACGGTTGAAGCGCGCGCGCGGACACTCGGCCTCGGGCTCGAGCAGCACCTCGAGTCGGGCCGAATCCGCTTCCAGCAAATCGATCCGGCCGAACTCTCGCCCGGCGAGTTCGCGGCGAATGTGCGCGCGAGCGTCGAACGCGACAATGCCCGCATCGTCATCATCGACAGCCTGAACGGCTACCTGAACGCGATGCCGGACGAGCGGTTTCTCATCCTGCAAATGCACGAGCTCCTGAGCTACCTCGCGCAGCAAGGCGTGCTCACGATCTTGATCCTTGCGCAACATGGGCTGGTCGGGCCGACGGATACCAATCTCGACATCAGCTATCTCAGCGATGCCGTTCTCATGCTGCGCTATTTCGAACTCGGCGGGACCGTGCGCCGCGCTCTCTCGGTGGTCAAGAAGCGCAGCGGACATCACGAGCATACGATCCGCGAGTTCAGACTGACGCATTCAGGCATCAAGCTCGGTCCGCCTCTCAAGGATTTCAGCGGCATCTTCACCGGCACTCCGCACTATACCGGACCGGCGATGTCGTCGGAAGGGGCCGCTGAATGAGCGTCGAGCGAGATCAAAACGTTCTCGTCTTCGCTCCGATCGGCCGCGACGGACCTGCAACTGTCGAGTTGCTCAGAGGATCGAGCCTGCAGGCCGTCAACTGCAGAGATCTTCCCGAGCTCGTCAGCGAGATCGCCGCCGGCGCCGGTGCCGTTTTCCTCGCCGAGGAAGCCTTGTTCGGCAAGGACACGGCATCGCTGGCACAATGGATCGAGAACCAGCCGCCCTGGTCCGACCTGCCTTTCGTCGTCCTGACCAGCCACCGCGAGCAACCGGCCGTCATGGCCTGGCGGCGCAACATCGTCGCGCTTCTGCGCAACGTTTCGCTGCTCGAGCGGCCGGTGCAGCCGATGACGCTGACCAGCGCCGTTCAATCGGCGTTGCGCGCACGGCGGCGCCAGTACGAAATCCGGGCCCTGCTCGCCGCGCGCGAGCAGACGGCGCAGGAGCTCGAGAAGCTGGTGGTGGAGCGGACGCGGGCGCTGGAGGAAGCCAACGAGCAGCTTCGCCTCGAAATGAAGGAGCGCGCCCGGGTCGAGGAGACGCTCCGCCAGGCCCAGAAGATCGAGGCCATCGGCCAGCTCACCGGCGGCGTGGCGCATGACTTCAACAATCTGCTGATGGTGATCTCCGGCGGCCTCGACTTGCTCGACCGCCAGACCGACCCGAGCCGTCGTCGCCGCCTGATGGACGGCATGATCCAGGCCGCGCAGCGCGGCGCCAGCCTGACCAAGCAGCTACTGGCGTTCTCGCGCCGGCAGACGCTTCGTCCCGAGCCCGTCGACATCGCCACGCAGATCGGCGGCATGCGCGAACTGCTCGATCGAAGCCTGCGGGGCGACGTCCATGTCGAGCTCGATTTTCCGGATCAGCTCTGGGCGGTGGAGGTCGACCCGGGCGAGCTCGAGCTCGTCATTCTCAATCTGGCCGTCAATGCCCGCGATGCGATGCCCAATGGCGGGACCATCACCGTCCGCGGCGAGAACCTGCCCGACCTGCGTGATGCGGACATTGCGGGCGACTACGTGCGGCTGTCCGTCATCGATACCGGCGTCGGCATGGGTCCGGAAATCCTGTCGCGGGTCTTCGAACCGTTCTTCACGACGAAGGACGTCGGCAAGGGATCCGGCCTTGGGCTGGCGCAGGTCCACGGCTTCGCGACCCAATCGCGCGGAACGGTCCGCATCAAATCGCAAGTCGGCCATGGCACCAGCATCGAGCTGTACCTGCCTCGCTCGCGAAATCTCGCCTCCAAGCAGCGCCACCTGATCGAGCTCAACAGGATGACACGTCCGAAGAAGGACGGCCAGGGCCAGATCCTGCTGGTCGAAGACGACGACGAGGTCGCCGCCCTCGTCGGCGAGATGCTTGATCAGCTTGGCTACCAGGTCACACGGGCCGCCAGCGCTGCAGCTGCACTCGGCGCGTTGGCCGATGGACGTACCGTCGATCTGGTCTTTTCGGACATCATGATGCCGGGCGGCATGAACGGGGTCGAACTTGCACGAGAGATCAGGAAACGGCGCAGCGACGTCCCAGTCGTGCTGACCAGCGGATATGCGGAAGCGGCGATTCAGGAGGCCGAAGCGGCGGGTATCCAGATATTGGCGAAACCGTACCACCTCGACGAGCTGGCCGCGGCCCTCAGCGCGGCAAAGCCGGACGGTCGATCCGAGTCGGGGTCGAAGCGCCTGGGTTCTCTGCTGGGCTCGTGAATTCGGCCTTTGTGCCGGTACGATCTCCGCGCCCATCCCCGACGTCGCTCTCCGGCTCGCTCTGCGGCTCTCGGATCAGCACTGCCGGTTCGTCATAGCCTTTGCGGCTGCTGTAGAACACCAGCGCCATCAGGCCGACGCCGACGACCAGGGAGAACACGACGCCGAGCGCCAGCGCGGCATAGCCCGCCTCCGGCACCTTGGTGTCCGTGCTGAACCAGCCGAAATAGCCGAACGCGATGGCGCCGAGGAGCATTGCACACAGCACCGCGATGACCAGCCATCTGGCGAGCCGGCCCTCGCGCGGGCCGGTCGGGGTGGGTTCTCCGGAGGTGCTGGTCATGGAGATCTCCCGAGAGCACGCGCGTTGCGCGGCCGTCGCATGACGCTACGGCGCCGTTGCCTTGGTTGCGATCGCATGCAGGGCGCCGGTCATTGCGGTGATGGCA
It encodes:
- a CDS encoding response regulator codes for the protein MSVERDQNVLVFAPIGRDGPATVELLRGSSLQAVNCRDLPELVSEIAAGAGAVFLAEEALFGKDTASLAQWIENQPPWSDLPFVVLTSHREQPAVMAWRRNIVALLRNVSLLERPVQPMTLTSAVQSALRARRRQYEIRALLAAREQTAQELEKLVVERTRALEEANEQLRLEMKERARVEETLRQAQKIEAIGQLTGGVAHDFNNLLMVISGGLDLLDRQTDPSRRRRLMDGMIQAAQRGASLTKQLLAFSRRQTLRPEPVDIATQIGGMRELLDRSLRGDVHVELDFPDQLWAVEVDPGELELVILNLAVNARDAMPNGGTITVRGENLPDLRDADIAGDYVRLSVIDTGVGMGPEILSRVFEPFFTTKDVGKGSGLGLAQVHGFATQSRGTVRIKSQVGHGTSIELYLPRSRNLASKQRHLIELNRMTRPKKDGQGQILLVEDDDEVAALVGEMLDQLGYQVTRAASAAAALGALADGRTVDLVFSDIMMPGGMNGVELAREIRKRRSDVPVVLTSGYAEAAIQEAEAAGIQILAKPYHLDELAAALSAAKPDGRSESGSKRLGSLLGS
- a CDS encoding ATPase domain-containing protein codes for the protein MTGPSKAAADSELKDLPRVSTGSEGLDDILGGGFDANRMYLYEGRPGTGKTTIALQFLLRGVRDGERVLYISLSETKRELTVVGQRHGWSLEGVDIFELVPPETTLDPERELTVFHPAEMELNETTNLVFKEVERINPTRVVLDSLSELRLLAQNPLRYRRQVLALKHFFTTRNCTVVLLDDLSSSQDDLQLHSIAHGVVMLEQLALDYGAERRRLRVIKMRGIKFRGGFHDFIIDRGGLKIFPRLVAAEHHRSFLGEFTTSGNAEFDQLLGGGLERGTNALLIGAAGVGKSSVALTYAISAAQRGEHAVFFAFDEGRGTVEARARTLGLGLEQHLESGRIRFQQIDPAELSPGEFAANVRASVERDNARIVIIDSLNGYLNAMPDERFLILQMHELLSYLAQQGVLTILILAQHGLVGPTDTNLDISYLSDAVLMLRYFELGGTVRRALSVVKKRSGHHEHTIREFRLTHSGIKLGPPLKDFSGIFTGTPHYTGPAMSSEGAAE